Below is a genomic region from Candidatus Neomarinimicrobiota bacterium.
CGACCTCCGGCTTGACAGGCCGGCGTTCTAACCAACTGAACTACGATCCCAATATATGAATAATTACTTTTTATCCCGATAAATCAATGCAGCCGGTATAACGACCACATAGCCAAGAAAAAGCATCACAGGGGCGAGAGATAAACTGCGAAAGCTATTAACTGTGCCAGAATACATCACCAAATATCCTCCAGCGACTAGCATCAGACCTAGTCCAAATAACAGATAATTTGGTTTAGTAAAGGCCCATCCGTCAAAGAGGTGGGTTTTATCCTGTGGATTTTCTTTGCCCATAGCGACGGCAAAATTACTGCATGCCATCGCCGGAAACCAATCAATTTTCCGGTCTGTTAAAGGTGTGCTTTATTGAGAGTAAGGGATTTCTTTATCATTAGGAGTACGTAAGATCAATACATTAAATTCGCCCCCATTATTCTATGTATTCTCACCATCTTAAGCCAACAGTCAAGATTGTAGGAGTTGTCGCTGCGGTTATTGTCGGCAGTATGCTCGCATTTTATGTGCTCATCCTGTTTTGGCCTCAGGGGAACCCTTACAATACAACTACCATTGATATACCAAAAGGGAGTTCAGTGAAAGAAATAGGTAGAGTTTTACATGATCGAAACGTGATTCGCAGTGAAAGAGCTTTCCTTTTTGCTGTAAGGGCACTCTGGGTAGAAACTGAAATACCTGCCGGGTCTTACCAACTTATTCATGCCAATAGCAATTACAAAATTATTGACCAACTCGTTAACGGTGCTCCGGTACTAAAAAGAGTTACTATCCTTGAAGGTTGGACGTTGAAAAATATTGCTGCAGAACTTCATAAGAAACTTGGCGTCAACAAGAAACATTTTTTAAAAGCATGTAGAAACCGTCGTTTATTGAATGAATATGAAATTCAGGCAGATTCATTTGAAGGATATCTATTTCCTGAAACCTATTTTTTCCCCGAGGACGAAGACCCGGAATTCATTGTAAAGGCCATGGCATCAGAGTTTAGGGGTACCCTTTTACCGTATTTGAAAGAGCGTATAATTGAAATGGGAATTACTGAACTTGAAGTTGTTACACTTGCATCTATTATTGAGGGAGAAGCCATTTACGATGCAGAGCGAGCCACAATTTCAGGCGTGTATCATAATCGGATAATTAAGGGAATGAAATTGCAGGCAGATCCAACCATTCAATACATTATTGAGGATAGTCCACGGCGGTTATTGAACGTGGATTTAAAAATTGAATCGCCTTACAATACCTATTTAAATTTAGGACTTCCCCCGGGTCCAATTAACAGTCCCGGGAAAGCATCCATTATAGCTGCGCTTTATCCGGAGCAAAATGCATATTTGTATTTTGTAGCACGTGGTGATGGATATCATACATTTTCTAGAACAGAAAAAGAGCATAATCGGGCAAAACGAAAATTTCAACAAGTGCGGCGGCAAGCAAAAAATTCTAAACGAGGTAAATAATAAAATAAGGAAACTTCATGAAAAGTAGTCGATTAAACGTATCTCAAAAAGCTGCTGTAGAAGCAGTAGGTAAACCGGTTCTTATTTTCGCTGGAGCAGGAAGCGGAAAAACCCGCGTGTTAACCCATAAAATTTCCTATCTGGTTAATGAAAATATTGTAAATCCGGAAAACATTTTAGCGGTTACATTTACCAATAAAGCTGCCAAAGAAATGAGGGAAAGAGTTCACAAACTGCTCCAATCTAAATCCTCGGCTATTTCAATTGGTACTTTTCATTCAGTTTGCGCTCGACTCCTGCGCAATGAGATTCATAAAATTGGCTACACACGTGACTTTGTGATTTACGACATTCAGGATCAAAATGCATTATTAAAAACTATTTTAGACGGATTTGATATTCCAAAGACAGATATTTCACCTGCGAGTGCAGGACAGCATATCAGCCTGTTAAAAAACAGGATGATTCCTGTGAAAAAAGCTGGATCAAAAGCGCGGACAGTTTTGGACAAACGATTGGCTGAGATCTATAAAGCATATGAAAAAAGTTTAAAGAAGAACAATGCTGTGGATTTTGATGATTTGCTTTTATTGCCATTGCAAATATTTGAAAAACATCCCAACGTTTTAAAAAAATATCGTGAACAGTGGAAATATGTTTTAGTGGATGAGTATCAGGATACCAACCGTCCACAATTTCTCTTGATAAAAATGCTTGCAGAAGGACACAAACAAATCTGCGTTGTAGGGGATGATGATCAATCAATATATGGATGGCGCGGTGCCGATGTCCGCAACATTCTTGATTTCGAGAAAGCTTTTCCCGGGTGCGAAACCTATACACTCGAAAAGAATTACCGCTCTACGGCTGAAATTTTGAAAGCCGCTACTACGGTTGTTAAAAACAATTTAAAACGCGCAACAAAAGAATTAGAAGCGCATAATGGAGCAGGTGAAAAACTTGGTCTAATCGAAACCAATGATGAGGGAGAAGAAGCCGACGCTGTTGTGAATGCGTTAGAAAAAGAAATCAAGCTGAAAAAGCGCGCATTTAACCATTTTGCAGTGCTGTATCGCACCAACGCTCAATCTCGTGCTTTGGAAGACAGTTTCAGACGGAACGGAATTCCTTACAATATTGTTGGAGGAATTCGGTTTTACCAGAGGAAAGAAATCAAAGACATTATGGCATATCTTAAGCTTATTGTGAATCAAAAAGATACAGTTTCATTACGGCGAGTAATCAATTTCCCTCCACGAGGAATTGGCAGTAAAACTTTAGATAAATGTGTTGCATATGCGGAGAAAAAGAAGTCGGATCTTTTAGATATATTAAATGATCCGGAAGGTATGGATATTCGCGGAAAACAGGGAGAAGCGCTCCTGAATTTCCATAGTATTATTACTAAATATTCAGATTTACTTGAAAAACTTAGTGCCGGTGAACTAGTTCGCGCACTGGCGGAAGATACAGGATTGATTCGGTACTTCAAAGACGGTGACCAAGTTGAAGACAGAGATCGATTCGAAAATATCATGGAATTTTTAAATGGTGTGGATGAATTCATGGCTCGCAATCCGGATGCAGTCATTCAAGAGTTCCTAGAAGAAGTATCTCTCTTATCAGATATTGACCAATGGAATGATGAAGAAAATAGGGTAACGCTCATGACGGTTCATGCGGCAAAAGGATTAGAATTTCCGGTTGTATTTTTAGCCGGAATGGAAGATGGTTTGTTTCCGATGTTCCAATCTTTGGAAGTTGTTGATCAATTGGAAGAGGAGCGCAGGCTTTTTTATGTAGGTTTAACTCGCGCACAACATAAAGTATATTTACTCTATGCGAAAAATCGTCGTCGCTATGGAGGTGAAAGTTTCTATGGCTTGGTATCCAGGTTTATTAGCGAAATCCCCGAAGAAAGCCTAGAAAAAATCAACTTTTCTTCTGCTGTTACTAGAAAGCTTGTAACCTCAAAAGGTAAGGTTCGCATGGAATTGAAACGAACCGTTACCATTTTTGATGATTTTCAAGTAGGCGACCCCGTTGAACACACAATTTTCGGATTGGGGAAAATAATGGCATTAAGCGGCTCGGGCGAAAACCAAAGAGTAGGAGTCGTTTTTAAGAATGGACTGAAGAAAAAACTTATTGTCCGTTTTGCTAACCTAAAAAAAGTAGTTAAATCGGAATAATGAACCAAAAAAGTAGACAACTCAAAAAAGCCCTGAAAAAAGAAGGACTTCGTTATACGTCTCAACGGCAGGCAATTTGGGACGAAATATGTTCCAGTGATGAACACCGCGATGTAGAAGAGTTGTTTATTTCAATTCGTCAGGCTGGAATCAAGGTATCTCGCGCAACAGTGTACAGAACAATTGACGTTTTGGTGAAGAATAACCTCGTTCGAAAACTGGATTTGGGTGATGGCCGATCATTATACGAACATAAAATTGATCCGACTCACCACGACCATTTGGTTTGCATACGATGCGGACGAATCGAAGAGTTTATGATGGAAGAAATAGAATCATTGCAGGACCGCATAGCAAAAAAGCATAACTTTAAGTTGATTCGGCACATTCACCAACTATTTGGAATTTGCAGTGAATGCCGTTAAAGTTTTTTTCTATAGATAAAACTTCCTGAGGCAGTTTCCCCTGCCGGTTCATAGCCCAATGTTGTATATAGTCTGATCGCGTCGTTATTTTTCTTTGCTACGTTTAATGTAAGACTAACTAATTTTTCATTTTTAGCAAACAGTTCTATATGTTTTACCAGATTTGTGCCAACACCCTGCTTGCGGTAATTACGGTCAACAATCAAATGAAAAAGATGCCCTGCCTGTTTTGTTCGCATCATGCGTAGGCTTATATATCCGATAATCCATTCCATATTTTTTGCAATAAAAGTCATGTTGTCTGTCATTGAATAGGATCGTTTCACCCACATGTCAAAATGGAATGGAAACTTCATCTTCGGGTCAGTCAAATTGAGGTCTTTTGGATTTTGAAACCATTGAGAAAGGCATGATTTTAATATCCGCCTGTCTTCCGGATGATCATAAGAAATGGTTTGAATCGTAGATTGCATAACACCTAAGTTTACGAAGCTGAGTATTCGGAGGCAAAACAGTATCCGTTAAATGTATGAGGCATTATGAAAAAAATATCAACCATTTCTGATTTTAAAGAAGGGAAAACCATTCAAGGTTTTTTTCTTTGTGTTGAGAAACATTTGCGCCACACCCGAGGAGGCGATTTGTATTTAGATATCGTTCTCCGTGACAAGACCGGGCAAGTTAGTGCTAAAGTTTGGGACAATATTCCCAAATTTCACGAAAAATTCAATCCGGGCGATCCTGTTGCAGTAGCCGGCGAAGTGGATACATTTCAAGATAGACCTCAGCTTGTTGTGAAAAAAATCAATCGCGCATCTATTCAATCTTATGGTCGCTATGGTTATGATCCCGCCATGATTGTTCCAGCATCTCAAGCAGACCCCCAGGCAATGTGGAAATCTTTGATGAAACATATAAAAGGAATAAAATCTAGCCATTTAAAGCAGATGATAAGTATCATTTATAAAGAATATAAAAATAGGTTTCTTGTTCATCCCGGATCTGCATCTTTACACCATTCTTACCGATCCGGATTGTTGGAACACACACTTTCGATGGCCAAACTTGCACAAACGATTGGTCCGCATTATAAAGCTGATCCAGATCTGTTGATGGCCGGCGTACTCCTGCATGATATTGGAAAGCTGAAAGAATTATCCGATGGATTGGAATTTGATTACACGGATGAAGGTCACTTTATTGGGCATATTATTCTTGGTCGAGATATGACACTTGCTGCTATAAAAAAAGTGACAGGATTTCCAAAAGATTTGTCAAAAAAGGTGGAACATTTAATTTTATCCCATCAAGGAAAATTTGAATGGCAAAGCCCAAGACGACCCATGTTTAAGGAGGCGCTATTGTTGCATTTAATTGATTATATGGATTCGCAGGTGAATATGATGGATAGCATTCTTGATGATGAAACGGACGAAGGTGATTGGACAGATAGGCGGAATTATTTTCGATTGCCGCTTTATCGGGGACCTAAACCCTCCTCAAAATAAGATTACATGACAATGGAACGATTGGTACAGGCTGCAATTTTTGCTGCATTGGCGGCCGGATTAGGATTCGCTCTTGTTTTTATTCCGAATGTTGAACTTGTAACGGTTGTCATTTTTTTATCAGGCTTAACACTGGGACCAGGTTGGGGCGTATTGGTTGGCATCACATCTGAATCGATTTATTCAGGAATGAATCCGCTGGGTTCCGGACTTGCATTTCCACCATTATTTTTTGCTCAGCTAATTTCCATGGGGTTCGCCGGACTGATGGGAGGCTTGTTGAAACCGTTTTTATTTAAAAAAATTCCTTCTTTAATGCAGGGAATTACGCTTGGAATTTGTGGCTTTTTGATCACCTTTATTTATGATTCACTTACCACTCTCAGTTATCCCATTACTGCTGGATTTGATTGGCCACAAACTATAGCGTTGTATATTTCCGGAATGGGAATGACACTGCTTCATCAAGTGTCCAATGCGATTGTGTTTTTAATTGGCATTCCGAAAGTTACACGACACCTTGTTTCATAAATTAATTCGAGCCTGTGTATTGATTCTCGGTGTGTCGGGCACTGTTTTTTCTCAATCACTAGCCTTTGATTGGTCCGGGCAATTTGGTCTAGAAACAGAAGGGGGACGATTGCTTTGGAATCGGGCATGGACATCCGGCCCGATCGTCATGGATGGAACTTTTGCTTATTTCCCTCAACGATATGGAAAATTTATTTCTGACGATTATAAACCGGTAATAAACGGATCTTTTCCGACATTTAGAGCCCAACCGGATTCAGAAATTGTTAGCAGTTATATTGATTACACCCGAGGAGATTTCCTTCTGGACGAACTTGAAATCGGAATCAAATCAGCGCGCAAACATTCTAGCATTTCTATTGGAGCATTTAAACGCGATTTTGCCGGAAGAGAGGGGCAGTTTTTGGTGCCATATTCTGATCTTCCTATTCAACAATCTTACAAGCTGGATTATAGATCTGATGATGAAAATACTGATTTAGATGTGTCTGCTATTCGACTTATTTCGAATATAGGAATGCCTGATGATTCTTCAACAGAGGTTGGCAGTTATAAAGATGAAATACTCTCCGGAGGAATGTTGTGGAGTTCCCGAACGGATAAATGGTTGTGGACTATGCAAGTAAGCGAGTTCAATCAAAAGCTGAAGACAGACATTTTAGCTTTTCCGGACTTGGGATCGGTGCGATTGAATCGTACGGATTGGCATGGCCGATTGAGTTCAATCAAACCGATTTTTCCTATGGATCATTTGGGATTTGTTTCCCAATCGCAAACGGTAAATGATTCGTTAATACGATCATTAAAATGGAGCACCATTTATGCCGGTTGGCAAAGTGAACATTGGGATGGAAATATCGGAATCACATTGCCAAATAATTTAACAGAATCGCAAATGTATGCGAATTTCAATCATGAATTTTCCTTAAATAATTGGCATATTGCCACCCATGCATTGATCGAATTAGCCCCGCGTCATTATTTTGATTGGATTGACGACAGACGGCTGGATTATGAAACGTGGTACACGGGTGGATTTTCAATTGCCAAATCTTGGAAATCGTTTGAATTGAATGGAACTCTATCCGCCGGCATTCGGGAACAGGATGGATTTGAATCTCCGTTCCTTTCGCTTGGACCTGCGTGGAAATGGGAACCTTTTCGTCGGTGGTTTTTCAACGGGAATATCAATTATTCACCGGATCCAATCCGTGAATCCGATGGAATTGGGTTGAGAATGAACATAGGAATTCAAGGGACGGAATGGCTTTTTAAAGATAACATGAAAACGACACTTACTATTTGGGCGGAAACCGCTGGAATGCGCAACCAAACTTCTGTGTTTCATCCGATGTTTCAAAAACCCATTTCTATTGGGGATGAAACGACTGTGGAAGATTATAGAATTTTTAATTTTCGAATGGATGCTGTGATTTCATCCGTCCGAATTCGATATCAAATTTTAAATCTAATGAATGCAGCTTATCCGATATTTAGCGAATGGTTTCCGGATGCTACTGAAGCATCCACGCTTTTTCGCCCCAACCCCTATTTTCCACAAATGGGACGCAGAGTGAGCATTACCATTACGTGGCAGTTTCTGGATTAAGCCTAAAAATTGATTGAAAGTCCTGCGGTAACACTTCGTCCTGGTTCCGGATAATCCGGAAAAAATGAAATATCCCGATCCACCACATTATTGATTACAACATGGCACTGAGCTGATTTTAACCACGGAATTGTTGCATGAAATCCGAGAGTAACATTGGAAATGGGATCAATGGTTTTCTCAATTGGATTAAAATCCGAGTTGTATCCGGCATAAGTTCTTTCTCCGGTAAAATGACCTTGAATATCTATACTCATGAAATTGCGGGAGTATCCGATTTTAATAAATCCGGTTTGATTTGGTACATAGTCTAAACTTTTCCCGGTTGATTCGTCTATTGTGTTGATTTTAGATGTATTCCCTGAAATGGAAAGTCCATGAAAAAATTGAGGAATTGCGAAAGAAACTGTCGCCGTTTCCCGGGAAGTTTTGTCCAGATTTACCGGCCGCCAAATCCAATCTGATCCTGCAGTCCACGTAATAAGATCCTTGCTGTTTCGTAATCGCCAATGTATTCCAATGGAACCTTTTTTGGCTAAAGGAAAATCAATTCTAATAGACTTCATTAAACTTGTTTCCGGTTGAAGGGACGGATTTCCCTCCGAGTAAAGATCGCTTGGCCAATACAGATCATTAAAGGTAGGAAGGTGAAATCCAGTGCCTATTTCTGCTATTAAATTTCCACCAAATGGTAAATGCATTGAACCTTGAATATGGTAAGCAGAATTTTGATTTGAAGACTTATCAAAACGAATTCCGGACTGTATGGAAAATAGAGGAATTGGTGAAAGATGTGTAACGATTGCACCTTCCAAGTGTTTGCGATTCTGAGACCCGATATCGGTACTATTTATAATAGATTCCTGACGGACGCTAAGTGTAGAATTGGTGATTAAAAAATGGGTCCATTTTTGATTCCAATCCACAGATAATTTATCGGTAGAAACTTGATGTCCGCTTGGATCAGAGAGGCCATCGTTGTATTGCTCATCATTAAACCGATGACTCAAATGCGTGGTAAAATAGCCGGAAGAAAACAGATGCACTACTTTTGCGTTGGCAAGAATAAGCTCATTCGTACGTCTTGCATTGGGTGAAAGGTAAGCGACCGAACCTGCAACGCCTCTATCAGAATTCGAAAGGAAAAGCGACCCTTTTATGATGGTGTTTGAATTATGTAAGTATCGAATTTGGCCTCCACCGAAATTTTGATTAAAGTCGTTATTATTTCGGATTGCGGTTGAGTCAAAACTTGGATAAGTATAATTGCCCTTTTCTGTTGAGCGCCCACCAACAAGATGAATGGTTGTTTTTGAAAATGGGAAGGAATAAATAACGGCTTGATTCTCTTCTCCGAAAGATCCCATACTAAACATGATTCTGGATTCATCCATCCATGGACGCAAATGAATAACGCCATCCATTGCACCGGATCCAAAATCAATGCCGGGATTTTTAGATAAAAAGACTTGTTGGTAAAATAATTTTGGAATTTCCGATAAATCTGTCAACCCATTTTGTGGGCTCGTGAGTTCAATGCCATCTAATACTATTTTAGTGT
It encodes:
- the mltG gene encoding endolytic transglycosylase MltG — encoded protein: MYSHHLKPTVKIVGVVAAVIVGSMLAFYVLILFWPQGNPYNTTTIDIPKGSSVKEIGRVLHDRNVIRSERAFLFAVRALWVETEIPAGSYQLIHANSNYKIIDQLVNGAPVLKRVTILEGWTLKNIAAELHKKLGVNKKHFLKACRNRRLLNEYEIQADSFEGYLFPETYFFPEDEDPEFIVKAMASEFRGTLLPYLKERIIEMGITELEVVTLASIIEGEAIYDAERATISGVYHNRIIKGMKLQADPTIQYIIEDSPRRLLNVDLKIESPYNTYLNLGLPPGPINSPGKASIIAALYPEQNAYLYFVARGDGYHTFSRTEKEHNRAKRKFQQVRRQAKNSKRGK
- a CDS encoding UvrD-helicase domain-containing protein, with the protein product MKSSRLNVSQKAAVEAVGKPVLIFAGAGSGKTRVLTHKISYLVNENIVNPENILAVTFTNKAAKEMRERVHKLLQSKSSAISIGTFHSVCARLLRNEIHKIGYTRDFVIYDIQDQNALLKTILDGFDIPKTDISPASAGQHISLLKNRMIPVKKAGSKARTVLDKRLAEIYKAYEKSLKKNNAVDFDDLLLLPLQIFEKHPNVLKKYREQWKYVLVDEYQDTNRPQFLLIKMLAEGHKQICVVGDDDQSIYGWRGADVRNILDFEKAFPGCETYTLEKNYRSTAEILKAATTVVKNNLKRATKELEAHNGAGEKLGLIETNDEGEEADAVVNALEKEIKLKKRAFNHFAVLYRTNAQSRALEDSFRRNGIPYNIVGGIRFYQRKEIKDIMAYLKLIVNQKDTVSLRRVINFPPRGIGSKTLDKCVAYAEKKKSDLLDILNDPEGMDIRGKQGEALLNFHSIITKYSDLLEKLSAGELVRALAEDTGLIRYFKDGDQVEDRDRFENIMEFLNGVDEFMARNPDAVIQEFLEEVSLLSDIDQWNDEENRVTLMTVHAAKGLEFPVVFLAGMEDGLFPMFQSLEVVDQLEEERRLFYVGLTRAQHKVYLLYAKNRRRYGGESFYGLVSRFISEIPEESLEKINFSSAVTRKLVTSKGKVRMELKRTVTIFDDFQVGDPVEHTIFGLGKIMALSGSGENQRVGVVFKNGLKKKLIVRFANLKKVVKSE
- a CDS encoding transcriptional repressor; the protein is MNQKSRQLKKALKKEGLRYTSQRQAIWDEICSSDEHRDVEELFISIRQAGIKVSRATVYRTIDVLVKNNLVRKLDLGDGRSLYEHKIDPTHHDHLVCIRCGRIEEFMMEEIESLQDRIAKKHNFKLIRHIHQLFGICSECR
- a CDS encoding GNAT family N-acetyltransferase translates to MQSTIQTISYDHPEDRRILKSCLSQWFQNPKDLNLTDPKMKFPFHFDMWVKRSYSMTDNMTFIAKNMEWIIGYISLRMMRTKQAGHLFHLIVDRNYRKQGVGTNLVKHIELFAKNEKLVSLTLNVAKKNNDAIRLYTTLGYEPAGETASGSFIYRKKL
- a CDS encoding HD domain-containing protein; the protein is MKKISTISDFKEGKTIQGFFLCVEKHLRHTRGGDLYLDIVLRDKTGQVSAKVWDNIPKFHEKFNPGDPVAVAGEVDTFQDRPQLVVKKINRASIQSYGRYGYDPAMIVPASQADPQAMWKSLMKHIKGIKSSHLKQMISIIYKEYKNRFLVHPGSASLHHSYRSGLLEHTLSMAKLAQTIGPHYKADPDLLMAGVLLHDIGKLKELSDGLEFDYTDEGHFIGHIILGRDMTLAAIKKVTGFPKDLSKKVEHLILSHQGKFEWQSPRRPMFKEALLLHLIDYMDSQVNMMDSILDDETDEGDWTDRRNYFRLPLYRGPKPSSK
- a CDS encoding TonB-dependent receptor plug domain-containing protein, with amino-acid sequence MLKPVMNLLLFGMVLSTLTATQKLTGVILDIQNYPIDYAMVQSVKTQTWVLSDENGFFIFPSNFSQGDSLVVSRIGFKTMINTPEKPNAITIYLERDVISLDAVNVEGAFSLKNANWGKESISPTNQISRNSMLQSIPGSLIKTYGGKAGVTLLAIDGGKPEHTKIVLDGIELTSPQNGLTDLSEIPKLFYQQVFLSKNPGIDFGSGAMDGVIHLRPWMDESRIMFSMGSFGEENQAVIYSFPFSKTTIHLVGGRSTEKGNYTYPSFDSTAIRNNNDFNQNFGGGQIRYLHNSNTIIKGSLFLSNSDRGVAGSVAYLSPNARRTNELILANAKVVHLFSSGYFTTHLSHRFNDEQYNDGLSDPSGHQVSTDKLSVDWNQKWTHFLITNSTLSVRQESIINSTDIGSQNRKHLEGAIVTHLSPIPLFSIQSGIRFDKSSNQNSAYHIQGSMHLPFGGNLIAEIGTGFHLPTFNDLYWPSDLYSEGNPSLQPETSLMKSIRIDFPLAKKGSIGIHWRLRNSKDLITWTAGSDWIWRPVNLDKTSRETATVSFAIPQFFHGLSISGNTSKINTIDESTGKSLDYVPNQTGFIKIGYSRNFMSIDIQGHFTGERTYAGYNSDFNPIEKTIDPISNVTLGFHATIPWLKSAQCHVVINNVVDRDISFFPDYPEPGRSVTAGLSINF